A section of the Paenibacillus yonginensis genome encodes:
- the cysS gene encoding cysteine--tRNA ligase yields MALQVYNTMSRKKEIFTPQMEGKVSMYVCGPTVYGYIHIGNARPMIFFDVVRSYLENRSYDVNYVVNFTDVDDKLIRVAKEMNKTVPEVADMFIQAYYEDLDGLGIPRATANPRVTENMGLIIDFISELVEKGYAYENGGDVFYRTAKFKDYGKLSGQNIGELQFGIRIDVDSRKEHPEDFVLWKAAKPGEISWASPWGEGRPGWHIECSAMARSLLGDTLDIHGGGQDLQFPHHECECAQSEALTGKPLARYWMHNGYINIGGEKMSKSLGNGVLVKDLRQNYKRTAIRYFMLSGHYRNPLNYTDEVMDQAQRSVERIAIAVGNVKHRLNGQQGDPEEAAPEFKAKLDAVLERFHEKMQDDFNTPDAITAVFDWVSEANLLLQRAHCNPADLLAALAVFDEMNSVLRIYEEEAAELPSEEIERLIVERTEARKAKNWARADEIRDQLDAQGIILEDTTQGIRWRRK; encoded by the coding sequence ATGGCTCTTCAAGTCTATAATACGATGTCCAGAAAAAAAGAAATTTTCACTCCTCAAATGGAGGGCAAAGTGTCCATGTACGTTTGCGGACCTACCGTTTACGGGTATATTCATATCGGCAACGCTCGTCCAATGATCTTTTTCGACGTGGTTCGCAGTTATTTGGAGAACCGTTCTTATGACGTTAACTACGTGGTGAATTTTACGGACGTGGACGACAAGCTGATCCGGGTAGCGAAAGAGATGAACAAAACCGTTCCTGAAGTGGCGGATATGTTTATCCAGGCTTATTATGAGGATCTCGACGGACTCGGTATTCCCCGTGCTACGGCTAATCCGCGGGTAACGGAGAACATGGGATTGATCATCGATTTTATTTCCGAGCTGGTAGAGAAGGGTTATGCCTATGAAAATGGCGGGGACGTCTTCTACCGGACGGCCAAGTTCAAGGATTACGGCAAGCTGTCGGGCCAGAATATCGGCGAGCTGCAGTTCGGTATCCGAATCGACGTGGATAGCCGCAAGGAGCACCCGGAGGATTTTGTGCTGTGGAAAGCGGCCAAACCGGGCGAGATTTCCTGGGCTAGTCCCTGGGGCGAAGGCCGCCCGGGCTGGCATATCGAATGCTCGGCAATGGCCCGCAGCCTGTTGGGGGATACGCTGGACATTCACGGCGGAGGCCAGGACCTGCAGTTCCCGCACCATGAATGCGAATGCGCCCAGTCGGAGGCTTTAACCGGCAAACCGCTGGCCCGTTACTGGATGCATAACGGCTATATCAACATCGGCGGAGAGAAAATGTCTAAATCCCTCGGCAACGGGGTTCTGGTCAAGGATCTTCGTCAAAACTATAAACGGACGGCGATTCGTTATTTCATGCTGTCCGGCCATTACCGCAACCCGCTGAATTATACGGATGAGGTGATGGACCAGGCGCAGCGCAGCGTGGAGCGGATCGCCATCGCCGTCGGCAACGTCAAACACCGCCTGAACGGACAGCAGGGGGACCCGGAAGAGGCGGCGCCTGAGTTCAAGGCCAAGCTGGATGCGGTTCTGGAGCGGTTCCATGAGAAGATGCAGGATGACTTCAACACGCCGGATGCGATTACGGCCGTATTTGACTGGGTCAGCGAAGCCAATCTGCTGCTGCAGCGCGCACACTGCAACCCGGCCGACCTGCTTGCTGCATTGGCAGTGTTCGATGAAATGAACAGCGTGCTGCGGATTTATGAGGAAGAAGCGGCTGAGCTGCCGAGCGAAGAGATCGAACGGCTGATTGTGGAACGTACGGAAGCACGCAAAGCGAAGAACTGGGCTAGAGCGGATGAAATCCGGGACCAGCTCGATGCACAAGGCATTATTCTGGAGGATACGACGCAGGGTATCCGGTGGCGCCGCAAATGA
- the cysE gene encoding serine O-acetyltransferase — MFRSLKSDIQAVFDNDPAARGWFEVVFTYSGLHAIWSHRIAHKLYKRRWFTLARIISQVSRFFTGIEIHPGAVIGKRLFIDHGMGVVIGETCVIGDDVVLYQGVTLGGSGKEKGKRHPTIGNNVVIGSGAKVLGSFTVGDQSNIGANSVVLREVPPNTTVVGIPGKVVKQGGKRTDRLNHQLPDPIIDALQSMTSEIEQLRREVLELRGRLGEQEQVRQQIPQQVPQGTSGHSE; from the coding sequence ATGTTCAGATCATTGAAATCGGATATCCAAGCTGTCTTCGACAATGATCCTGCGGCGCGGGGATGGTTTGAGGTTGTGTTCACCTATTCGGGGCTGCATGCCATTTGGAGCCACCGGATTGCGCATAAGCTGTACAAACGGAGATGGTTTACGCTGGCGCGGATCATCTCGCAGGTCAGCCGTTTCTTTACCGGGATCGAGATTCATCCGGGAGCCGTGATCGGCAAACGTTTGTTCATCGACCATGGCATGGGAGTGGTGATCGGCGAAACCTGCGTCATTGGGGATGATGTCGTGCTCTATCAAGGCGTAACGCTTGGAGGCAGCGGCAAAGAGAAGGGCAAACGCCATCCGACGATCGGCAACAACGTGGTTATCGGGTCCGGTGCGAAGGTGCTGGGTTCCTTTACCGTTGGTGATCAAAGCAATATCGGAGCGAACTCGGTTGTACTGCGGGAGGTTCCGCCAAATACGACTGTTGTAGGCATTCCGGGCAAGGTAGTCAAGCAGGGCGGCAAACGGACGGATCGTCTGAACCACCAGCTGCCGGACCCGATTATCGATGCGCTTCAGAGCATGACCAGCGAGATCGAGCAGCTGCGAAGAGAAGTGCTGGAGCTGCGCGGACGGCTGGGGGAACAGGAGCAGGTTCGGCAGCAGATTCCGCAGCAGGTTCCGCAGGGAACATCCGGTCATTCGGAATGA